The Capra hircus breed San Clemente chromosome 22, ASM170441v1, whole genome shotgun sequence DNA segment CACCTGCTCACCACCAGGCATTTGTCCGATACCGCCTGGAGGAGGCCTTCCGTGTGGCTGTTGCTGGGcacccacatcccctgcctgTCCTGGCCTATTCCCGCCTCACACACCGGAGCTCTGGGAGGTTCCTGTCCCAGGTGAGTGAAAGCTGAAATCTAGGGGTCTGATGGGGAGGCATGACATTCTCTGAGTGGCGGGCCTAAGAAGCCCCTCAAAGAGGCTCAGGACCGAGGGGCCCTCCTCTAGAGGTGGAATTGGATTATGGCAGTGAGCCATGAAAGTTCTTGAAGGTAGAGGTAGGGCCAGAAGGAGCTGGGCATTCCTGACCTGGCTTAGCAGCTCTCTGCCCTCAGGATGAACTTGTGCAGACCATTGGTGTGAGCGCGGCACTGGGGGCAGCCGGCGTGGTGCTCTGGGGGGACCTGAGCTTCTCCAGTTCTGAGGTGATCATTGCCCCCCTCCAGCCTGCCACACAGCCCACGCTGGGGTCCCAGAGACGGGGAAAGCCCATGGTGGGGCCATGGGACAGGAGCATTGATatgtccctcccttctcctcaggAGGAGTGCTGGCATCTCCATGACTACCTACTGGGCACCCTGGGCCCCTATGTGATCAACGTGACCAGGGCAGCCATGGCCTGCAGTCACCAGCGGTGCCATGGCCATGGCCGTTGTGCTTGGCAAAACCCAGGACAACTAGAAGTCTTTCTGCATCTGCAGCCAGATGGCAGCCCTGGAGCTTGGGAGTCCTTCAGCTGCCGTTGTTACCAGGGCTGGGCTGGCGCTACCTGCCAGGAGCCCAGGCCTGAGCTTGGGCCTGAAGAAGCAACATAAAGCCAGGAGTCATCTGCCCCTGACCGTCTTGTTCCTGCTGccatttttccagtcctggaggGAAGACTCTGTCCCCCTCTTGTTCTATGTAGCTTATTGTCACTTCTCCCATGCACATACCCCACTTCCCACAGCAGCCCTGGGGAGTGAAAGAGGCCAGAAGAAGCACACCATTTGAAACCCAGAGGCCCTCTGAGATCACCTGATCCTCCTGACATGAAAGCAGCCCCAGGAAGTCAGTATGCCAAAAAGTTAAGGTTGCCAGCCCAGAGCTCTGTTCTACACCTCACTGAATCTGCGCAGAGGTCACAGGAGACCCGACCAGGGATGGGGGGGCCCCCCAAGGAGATTCTGGCTAACATCTGTTAAGTGCTAAGCTGTTGCCTCTACTCTGCTTTCATCATAAAGTTACCTTTTCTCTCACTGCCTGAGGTTTGGCTGGTCCCGAGTTCTTCCAAACCCACCACCCTTCCCGTGGTGAGCGTCCTGCTGCAAAATGCAGAGAGATGCGGGTCCTGCGTGGTGGACAGCACCGTGCGGGCAGCTTCAGAGTTAATGACTACACGTGCTGGAGGGAGGACGCAGGGCATTGTGGGTGCATAGTTCAGCTAGAGCGTCGTGGCCTTATGGGCTCCCCCGGAGTAGACTACAATTCCCAAGGTGCTCTGCGCCCAGCCTGGCGCCGGTAATCTGCGCACGCAGCACCTTGGGAATAGAAGTTTCGGCCGCATGGATGCGGTCTGAGCCGAGTGGCGAGGGACTCGCCTTCCCGGCCACCCATTTAGCGGAGCGGGGCGGGGCGCTTCGACCCTTCTGGCAGGGCGGGGCGCCTCGCGAAGATGGTGGCGCGCGCAGCGTGTGGCTCCCGTCGTCTGCCTAGGTCTCAACTCAGCGCACCGGCCGGCGACTCGCTGGCCTGGAACTCCCCGCCGCCGGGTCCCTGACCCCTCGCCCCGTCGTGCCCGACTTGCGGCATGCCCCGCGCCCGAAAAGGCAGCGCGCCCCGCAGAGGCGGCCAGCGCCGGGGAGGAGGtaagttggggtggggtgggtggcggGGCACGGGGAAACTGAGGAACGTCAAACTAGGGTCCCAGTGGGTTCCCGTCAGTGACTAACCTTAGGGTTCTCGGGTACAGACTCCTGCCTTGCCCAGTCTGGTGCCGCCACCTGCAAACTCCCCCCGTGACGGGCACGTGCCCCAGAAGTCAGCGGCCACGTGTGCGCCTAACTTGAGCGTGCTGCCCGCGTGCCCGAGCCCTCGCTCCGGCTCGCACCTGGTCCGCACCTGCTGGCCTTGGTTGGTTTCTCATTGCCTCTCTATCCAGTCCGCTGTGATGGACAAACTGGCCAGTCGGAGCTGGAGCCCGTCCGCTCTCCAAACCCTGATCCTTTCCCGAACTGGACTAGGAAATtggtgggagacctggcttaTCCTGGAGTACTGAGAGAGAGGGTGATGGGGAAACTGCAGAATTTGGGGCCTTGACTGCCTGGCTCCAGAAGGCGGATGAGCGCCCTGGGGCCCGAGGCAGTCCTGAGAGTCGCTTATCAGGTCGACCAGGAGGTGCAGCGTATGTCCCGGTACAGTAAACAAGTTTATGTTTACCCAGCAGAGATGGGGTGCCTTTTAGGCATGGCTGACACCTGGCCACCATTTTAATGGGGCTTGGATGAGGGTGTTACCGAACCACACTTGGATTCACTTGCCTGGGAGCAATAAAGCCAGTCTACTGATGAAACCGCAGAAATGCAGGGCGCAGCGGTGGGGGTGGGTGCGGAGGCGGGGGTGAGGCTCTGAGGAGCTCTGGTTCTTTATGTCTCAGAGCACAGAGAATTCAGCAAGAGGTGAAAGTGATAAATAAAAAGTGACTCTTTAGAATAGCACACTTGAGAGGCCTACAAGTGGGTGGGTGAGAAGGTGCTGCCCCAAGAACTTGGTGGGtatagttttataatcaaaggaagagTGGGGAGAGCAAGAAGACcaccttcttcctcattcttgagATGTCACGCTTCCATCATCAGTTCCTTCTGCACATGGGATAGGGGAGTTTTCTTGCCCCTACAAGGTCAAATCAGGACTGTCATGGCGCAGTGGGAATGAGCAAAAAGGCAGTAACCATATACTGAAATATGATAAGTCATTTCAGGTTTTAGCATAATGTAACTCTTTccttaaatcttttcttttaGTGCACTCAGGGGAGTATGTCCTAGGAATTATTGGGCTGGATGTAGGTCTCCTTCTACCATTAAAACAATGGTTGTTTGGGGgcataccttctgcttctgtttcatgattTTATgattaagcaaacctgctttctttctgtttttttaaaggtGCTTTCTTGAATGATGATTCACTTAAAGCAGTCTCCCATAGTTTTTTCTTACACTCTCTTAGTGGGATTAACTGtttaatcacctactttgtctttttcagttcagttcagtcgcgtcctactctttgcgaccccatgaattgcagcaccccaggcctccctgtccattaccaactcccggagttcacccaaactcatgtccattgagtcagtgatgccatccagccatctcatcctctgtcgtccctttctcctcctgctcccaatccctcccagcatcagagtcttttccagtgagtcagctcttctcatgaggtggccaaagtattggagtttcagctttagcatcagtccttccaaagaacacccaggactgatctcctttagaatggactggttggatctccttgcagtccaagggactctcaagagtcttctccaacaaagcatcaattcttcggagcttagctttcttcacagtccaactttcacatccatacatgaccactggaaaaaccatagccttgactagacggacctttgttggctctGCCCCTATCATTCCCTGCCTCCAGGTATTTATCCTTTATGCTTAAAGGGGGTTAAGGGCCAACAAACTTATCATTAACTGCTTTCTGCTGAGATAGGATGTAGGCCTCCCTGGGGAAAAAGTGTAAGACCTGACTgagtcttccttctcttttcgGAGAACTGTAATGCTAActctggttgtgtgtgtgttagtcactcagtcatttctgactagttgcgaacccacggactgtagccctccgggctcctctgtccatggaattctccagaatactggagcgggttgccatttcctactccaggggatcttcctgagccagtgattgaaccaaggtctcctgcattgcaggtagactctttactgactgagtacTATTTTATTAGCCCTTGTGGGTGTTAAACATCAGAGAATGAGTTTATAGAAGATacaaatgaaaagaattaaagcAATAGACATTAGAAGAGTTATTGAAAGAGATTGTAGCCACAGTTTTGGAGACCCAAACCATATTTTCCAAAGTTTCCATATCTGGAGAGGGTTACTTGAAGCCTCACTTGTTTGCTTTTGGCTAGGCCTGGAACCTTACTATTTTATACTTCAGGTTTTATACTTCAGAGTCTTTTAGTTATAGATTTAGTCTTgttattttaaacacattttttgtTCACATCATTTAGTGATAAGggtggcttccttgtccttcgagaaacagttcagttcagtcgctcagtcgtgtcctactctttgtgaccccaggaattgcagcacaccaggcctctctgtccatcaccaactcctggagttcactcagactcacgtctatcgagtcactgatgccatcgagctatctcatcctctgtggtccccttctcctcctgcccccaatccctcccagcatcagagtcttttccattagtcaacccttctcatgaggtggccaaagtattggagtttcagctatagcatcagtccttccaaagaacacccaggactgatctccttcagaatggactggttggatctccttgcagtccaagagactctcaagagtcttctccaacaccacagttcaaaagcatcaattcttcggcactcagctttcttcacagtccaactttcccatccatacttgaccactggaaaaaccatagccttgactagatggacctttgttggcaaagtaatgtctctactttttaatatgctatctagtttggtcataacttttcttccaaggagtaagcgtcttttaatttcatgactgcagtcaccatctgcagtgattttggagcccccaaaaataaagtctgacactgtttccccatctatttcccatgaagtgatgggaccagatgccatgatctttgttttctgaatgttgagctttcagccaacttattcactctcctctttcactttcatcaagaggcttttcagttcctcttcactttctgccataagggtcgtgtcatctgcacatctgaggttattgatatttctcctggcagttttgattccagcttgtgcttcttccagcccagcatttctcatgatgtactctgcttattagttaaataagcagggtgacacagTGGCCCCTAATTTAGTTAATAAGTCCCACCTATTAAAGGGAGAGGACAATCAGGCACAAACAGAAAGGAATGTAGAAATGACTGGCCACTGATGTTGCACAAAAGGGGTTGCAGGAAAgtgtacctgtgtctctttcctgACACTCCCACTACATATTTCTTATGATTGTTAAGGCTTTCAGTCTTTAGGTTAAAACTGAGAGGGTTGCCCTGGTGCTTACGAGAGATTTTATCAAGTGGCTCACCACATCAATGACCACCTGAAGCTTGAGGCTCACCACTAGTTATGTAGGTGGTATCTCTATCTATAGCCACTTTGGGTCTTGGGCTCCCTCAGCCTTTTAATTATAAAACCATCAAAAGCTTATGGGTCTCTGTCCCTTTCTGgcatctggggctttccctctgcCAAAGCTCTGATTGTTCTCAAAGTGGATTGAGCACCTTCTTTCCTGCAGTGCCCACTTTGTCCCCCTAGGGTACACTGGTTTTGTCTGGGCGCCCATGAGCCTTGCGGTTCACCACCACCAGTTTGACCTGGAAAGGCCAGCCTCGCCTTCAGTAGTTTTTCAATGGCCGAAGCCACTGCCAGCGTTTGGGccttttgtatatttctttggGTGCCTTTGGTGTCTCAGTTTATATTCCTATGATTGAAAACTGAATAGACCAGCTGGAGCAAGTCACTTCCAGGGGTCTGGGGACTGGGAGTTGGTTTTGAATCCTGTGCTGATGCCTAGGGTGGACTGGGCTATGAGATGCATAGCCTGAAGGGCCTGTGCCTGGAGGAGGGAGCGAGCCATATTCATATACTTctgatttatttatctggctctgcctggtcttagttgcgacacctggaatctttagttgcagcatgcaaactcttaattgtggcatttgggatctagttccccgaccagggattgaattcacattcccttcattggaagtgcagagtcctaactgctTGGCCACCAAGGGAGTCTCTGTCTGTAGACTTTTTCACGATGgcccttctgactggtgtgaggtggtgccTTGTCGTAGTTGTCATTTACATCTGTCtaaaaattagtgatgttgagcaccttttcatgtgctttttagtcattagtatgtcttctttagagaaatgtctatttaaatattctgattttttttttaacatagaactgtatgagctgtttgtatattttagagattaatcccttCTCGGttgtttgtttgcaaatatttcctcctattctgtgggtttctttttgtttatggtttcttttctgtgcagaagcttttaagtttgtttAGGtcccatttcttaatttttttaattttcattactctaggaggtggatcaaagaacatactgctgtgatttacgtTAAGGAGTGTTtgccctatgttttcctctaggagttttatagagtctggccttacatttaggtctttaatccattttgagtttatttttgtgtatggtgttagtgagtgaaagtcgtgtctgactctgtgaccccatggatatacagtccgtggaattctccaggccagaatactggagtgggtaaccattcccttctccaagggatcttcccaacccagggatcaaacccaggtctccctcattgcaggcagattctttaccatttgagccaccagggaagcctctatggTATTAGAGgatgttctcatttcattcttctcACTGtaactgtccagctttcccagcacaccacttactgaagagactgccttttctccattgtatattcttgcttcctttgtcatagattactTGAccgtaggtgcatgggtttatttctgggtccaCTGATctctatttctggttttgtgccagtaccctaCTGTTTGGATTACTGTAGCTGTGTAGTTTGGTCTGAAGTCAGGGTGCCTGATTCctgcagctctgtttttcttctcgGGATTGCTTGGCTATTGAGGGCTTTCTGTGTTTCTAAACAAATctaaacatttgttgttgttgttgttctagttttgtaagaaatgccattggtaatttgatagggattgcactgaatctgtagatggcGCTGGGTAGTAGTCATGTTTTGACAGTATTGACTCTTCCAGGCCAAGAGcatggtgtatctttccatctgttagTGTCATCCACAATTCTTTCATCACTATTTTCAGCGTATAAttcttttatctccttaggtaggcttattcctaggtgttttactctttttgatgtgatggtaaatggggaTTATTTCCTtgattgctttctttaaaaaaattgctatttggctgcaccaggtcttagttacggCACATGAGGTCTTTGATCTCCATTGTGGCGAGCAGAAtcttttcattgcagcatgtggaatctagttccctgaacagggattgaacccaggcccctgcactggcagtgtAGGGTCCCAGCCATTGAAGGCAGGGAAGTTCCctgttttccttgatttctccttctgatttcttgttgttagtgtataggaattcaAGTGATTTCTACATTAATTTTGCATCCAGCAAATTTGCCACATTCATTGGTGAGCGCTAATAGTTTTtggattttctgtgtacagtatcacgtcatctgcagacagtgacagtttttttttcctttccaatttggattccttttctttctttcttttctctgactGTCATACTTAGCACTTTGAAAACTATGTTGAGTAAAAGTGGCAAGGGTAGACATCCTTGTCTTCTttctaatcttagaggaaatgtttccagcttttcaccattgagaatgatgctagctatgggtttgtcatgtaTGGCCTCTATTATGTTGAAGTAAGttccctctgtgcccactttctggagagttgttatcataaatggatattgaattttgtcaaaagcttttccttcatcaattgagatgattatatggtttttattcttcagtttgttaatgtggtgtatcacagtGGTTGATTTggatatattgaagaatctttgcatccctagaataaatcccacttgattctGGTGCGagccttttaatgtattgttggttTCAgtctgctagtattttgttgaggatttttgcatctatgttcatcagtggtattgaCCTGTATTTGTATGTGtctgttttggtattagggtgatggtggccttgtagaattgagtttgggagtgttccttcatCTGGAATTTGGGGGGATATTTTCAGAAATAtgggtgttaactcttctctacaTGTTTGGTAAAAGTCACCTATGAAGCCACCTGGTCCTGGATTTTTGTCTGTTGGAAGTTTTCTCATCACAGCGTCACTTTCATTTCTTGTGATTGGTGTGttcatgttttctgtttcttcccgGTTCAGTCTTGAAAGGTATACATTTCTAAGAATTCGTacacttctctttttaaattaaaactttttaaagtgttTGTTTATTTACGGTTGCACCCtgtgacttgcaggatcttaattaattccctgaccagggattgaacttgggcccctggcagtggaagcgcGGAGTCCTAACCGCAAGACCGCCAGGGAATGCCcagaatttgtctgtttcttttaggttgtccattttattggcataaagttgtttgtagtagtctcttaGGACCCTTTGTAATGATGTTTCTGTGGCGTCCATTCTAACTTATTTTGCATCTCTGatgtgatttttattattatttatttcctggCTGTGCTGCAGGGGCGTGTCtctctcctgcgtctcctgccctggcaggtggattctttaccactgagccaccagggaagcccactaattttattgatttgagcccactcttttttttttccttgatgagtctggctaacggtttATGAAtattgtgtatcttttcaaagaacaagcttttcctttcattgattttctctatgattttctttgtctcttatttcattcattcctgtTCTTATGTTTATAATTTCTCCTACTAACTTTGGATTTTGTCTTTCTTCTGTggttgctttaggtataaggtTACCTTGCTTCTTTGATATTTCCTCTTGTTTCCTGA contains these protein-coding regions:
- the HYAL3 gene encoding hyaluronidase-3 isoform X3, which translates into the protein MLPPAHHQAFVRYRLEEAFRVAVAGHPHPLPVLAYSRLTHRSSGRFLSQDELVQTIGVSAALGAAGVVLWGDLSFSSSEEECWHLHDYLLGTLGPYVINVTRAAMACSHQRCHGHGRCAWQNPGQLEVFLHLQPDGSPGAWESFSCRCYQGWAGATCQEPRPELGPEEAT